In Glycine max cultivar Williams 82 chromosome 10, Glycine_max_v4.0, whole genome shotgun sequence, the DNA window attcacgaACTAAGTTTGAAAACATGAATAACATATTTGGTCTGGTAACCACGACACACTCAAATTTAGTATGATTATCATTTATGAAATGATTATCACCGagttcttattataaaaaagtcatccttattaatatttaatattgtattaaaacttaaatttaaaatcactagttaaattaaaacaatcttattaattgatttatatacttagtagcaaacaaaaattgttacaatttttttataatatcaattaattgaaaaatattttgatataatttttaatataattattacagaAATTTACGATACTATAACTTACTGTCAAAAAAGTCAtaaaatgtatgcatacattatttatttgattaaaacgTATTTTTCGTTCTTctagtttttaaaaactatagtTTAGTAAAGGTATATCCTAATAAACATTAACAATTTTAGGACAAAATGAATCATAAGAtaaattcattttctctctcgTGTGAGGATGGAAGAAAGTgactatcatatatatatatatatacacgtcaATCAATTaatgagttaaaaaataataaagtaaaaacacAAGATAATGAATCTTAATAATTTTCAGAgtaatttttaaagaataaaacaaattatttaatcacaTTTCTCAAAAAATTTGAATGACATAAAGAAAATCTCGTATTGTATTaagaatacaaataataaaatttaatgatgctattttaataatgtaaaataatttaattttattatttaaccataaattaatattgatatgatttctaaaataatttaaaattcatataccATATAAAATTATGTACACAGCAAATGCATAGTAAATTTTCTAAATCATAATAGTTTTAGAAAAAGTGTATTAGATAGTACCAACACTCCAAGGTACATCCACGCATCTATATAAACTCCGagttcatgatttttgtttttttattatttaatttattgatttattgcTAGCTGCGTGAAGTGCACCTAACTAACGGGTTgatatgaattttattaaacttgGGGAATATACTATTGGGATTTGAAATGTTAAAAATGCTTATTTGATATttgaaattaatcataaaattgaaattagatttattaatttaaatttatatagttgaaacttgaaagtctttaaaaatcaaaattataatttaatatctcgattttatcaattaataaaaaaatattaattttaattatctagCTGAAAGTCTTTAAAATCaaagttataatttaatatcatgatttatcaaataataaaataattttttcacgtTCTTTCTAATTCTTACTTATGTTTGTTTCAGATTATcaagaattgattttgaagaaatatatattacattaaaaattctTGTAAacattttactaatttttaaaaagtttttaaaatttaaaaaaggttATCCTATATTAGGTTCAGTTGGGTCTACGTTAAATAAGACCCGAAACCAATTataaaaatcagtgtccaattTTTGTCAAACCAAATTCTTAAATTGGGCCTATACGTCATTTCTCCtgtaaaaccctaaaccctcaAATTGGTCCCACAATTACTCCCACAATTACTGCAAGAACTCAGGTGTGTATTCGCTGCTCTCTCACAATTGCCGCCATAGAACAACCTTCTTCAAgccaacattccatttccaagaaaagaaaaaccacCGCTTCCTTCCAGTTACGCTCTTCCGATACGCAGTTTCCCGACACTACCGTCTCGCCGGAAGCTTCCGTCAGTTCTACCGGCACGGTTGTTTCCGGCGATTTTTGCTCCGATCGCTCTTGCTGCAGCTCCAGCCACTTTAAGGACCTCCACTCCGTGCCGTCAGATCTGCAGGTTCGCTCCTCGAAATTctgaattattattatgaattgtTAATTTACTTTCGTAATTTTCCGAGTTATAACCTGTCCAAATTTTCCtgtgtttaatttctttatatctatttatttattgatattccTCGCCGATTAATGCAGACCAAGGGTTTCCAAACGGTAGAGGACTCAACCAACCGCTACTTCAAACCGTTCAGGTTTTTATTCTACTTATTTTTTGTTCGAGTTCTTTCTCATGTACGCGCACACGATCAATCTTCTAACGAAACGTTGCCACCGAAACACTGCGTAtacatacatttattttattttattttatttatttatttgcttcgGTTTTGGTTGTTCAGTGAAAGTAGAGTAAATAATGTCATTTgtagatagaaaaaaaaggtcaatatcctattataattataatttgacatATACGTGATATGgtgcagtaaaaaaatatacacaatattttttttttggtgctgATATATATGATGCTGATATATTCTTTAGTTCTTTGAAAAAGTGTGGCACTTGCGTACATATTTACAAAATCTTTTATGGAAGTCTATCCTCTAAAAATCACATCTTGAGTTTTTTATTgcttaattaatgtaaaaagtcacatctttagttttctttatttaataaaatctatTTGACTTAACTATCAAGCACAATCAACTAGCATGACACATAATTTCTCATTTTAACGAGTGATTTCAAGCAAAATTATCTTCCAAAGATACACGtaggaaaattatatttaactctgacgaaaaataatttacttagaattacattaatatttaaattattagtgaaaataaacttctttaatttattgttataacaatttaaataaaaaaatttcttgctTGTTAACATGAGATTAAGTAATTTAttgaatatgttattttatttatcacgaaataaatattttcttatgaaataaaataagaatttttttcttcttcttaatttcttcaaaagaATGGTCAACCATCAATCTCAGCCAAAGATGTGTGGGATTTTATAGTTCTTGGACACTAATCGAAATATTATGTTAGCCACGTAAGTAAGAGTTTGGGTGCAAACAACACTGTATCATTTCCGCCATATTATCCTTTATTCTTCTTCAAAGTTTGAGTGTAGCATTCATATTGATACCTGTTTTTcggaatgatgattgatgtaggtgTTCATTcagttatttatttgattcttgctttcattttggatcgtgctgctcatcatcacaggtacaaatgtttgttaccaatgaatatttttattacgtgttcactgccattaatgacaattgatatatgctatataaattgtgttcatgatgagtgaaccttagattcccgtttgagattggatgcaatgattcttgcggatagtttacattaatcattgtatttaatcttgaattgtccgtttggacagtttggggagactgatatttttatggtagattcatgtgttaaggttaaaattattttgtttaatttgatgaaatttcggtaatgcatttctagttgttctctgggtgcatacttgattatcggaaaattaatttcaccgatttcatgttgtgtacttggagaccaatgcgaaatgctgccaaaattttgtcaaatttaacaaaatagaattaaccctgatgtatgaagctaccataaaagacGGTCTTCCCAAATGGGATATggccacacctataataaaaaagtgagattttcatgcatcgaataactttgaGAGTATGACCGAGTTattacttagatggatcgaagttggatgaatgaaagtcgcatcagcccagaatatgaggaaggcgtcgagcaattcttacaatttgcttcagaaagaggtcaaccggatgaagatggaaaatattattgtccttgcatcaattgtttgaatggaagacgacaaatactggatgacatacgagagcatctgttgtgtgatggaattaagaggaattatacgacgtggatatggcatggtgaaatgacagacatgcagagtgggcaaCAAtccgaaccgtttgatgtagaaatgggagatcgcttggaggatatgattcgtgaccttggacaagagtcttttcagcaagcacatgcccctatgtatgatacattacaaactgattcaaagaaacctttgtatccggggtgcaagaattcgtTGACGCTGTTGTCGGCAGttttaagtctggttaatatcaaagccagatatgggtggagtgacaaaagctttagttcactgcttcaagtagtgcacgacatgcttccagaggaaaacacattgcctaaaagttactatcaagcaaagaaaatattgtgtcccatgggtatggagtatcagaagattcatgcttgcccgaaTGATTGCATATTATACAGACATCAATTTCAAGAAATGTcgaaatgccctaggtgtggggtatcacggtacaaactcaaggatgatgaggagtgtagtagtgatgaaaactcaaacaagggccccccagcgaaggtgttgtggtatcttccgatcattccaaggtttaagcgtatgtttgctaatggagacgacgcaaaagaccttacatggcatgcaaatgagagaaactgtgatggaatgcttcgtcatccggctgattccttg includes these proteins:
- the LOC121172953 gene encoding uncharacterized protein; this translates as MHKCPTYEVSQYKVKDDECSNDESTNKDRPTKVCIRCSLTIAAIEQPSSSQHSISKKRKTTASFQLRSSDTQFPDTTVSPEASVSSTGTVVSGDFCSDRSCCSSSHFKDLHSVPSDLQTKGFQTVEDSTNRYFKPFRFLFYLFFVRVLSHVFIQLFI